Proteins found in one Campylobacter concisus genomic segment:
- a CDS encoding DUF2314 domain-containing protein yields the protein MSFFKKILGKQIDLGKQMPIYFVSSDEDYMQRAFEQARESFRYFWREVYWERRRIVPMLDYAMVKICFLDVINGEEVGEHMWIDDVEFDGETIYGTLVNEPDAVQNVKVGDQVTAKIDEMSDWLFAIDGRAYGGFSVQAMRSRMQKKELKEHDKAWGLDFGDFNDILVVFEQKEHPENLIEHPMSKNTHEQVEQYIKEHPSMVTDADEFGYTQLHHEAIAGNLNLVNLLLENGANKNARTKSGKTAADFAENLGWSEIAKVLK from the coding sequence ATGAGCTTTTTTAAGAAAATTCTCGGTAAACAAATCGATCTTGGCAAGCAAATGCCGATCTATTTTGTAAGTAGCGACGAAGACTACATGCAGCGCGCATTTGAGCAAGCTCGTGAGAGCTTTAGATATTTTTGGCGTGAGGTTTACTGGGAGCGCCGCAGGATCGTACCTATGCTTGACTATGCAATGGTAAAAATTTGCTTCTTAGATGTCATAAATGGCGAAGAAGTCGGTGAACACATGTGGATAGACGATGTGGAATTTGACGGCGAAACGATATATGGCACACTCGTAAACGAGCCTGACGCCGTGCAAAACGTGAAAGTAGGCGATCAAGTAACCGCGAAGATAGATGAGATGAGCGACTGGCTATTTGCGATAGATGGACGCGCATACGGCGGATTTAGCGTGCAGGCGATGCGCTCACGAATGCAGAAGAAAGAGCTAAAAGAGCACGATAAAGCGTGGGGGCTTGATTTTGGCGATTTTAACGATATTTTGGTAGTTTTCGAGCAAAAAGAGCATCCAGAAAATTTGATAGAGCATCCAATGAGCAAAAATACACATGAACAGGTGGAGCAGTATATAAAAGAGCATCCAAGTATGGTCACGGACGCCGATGAATTTGGCTATACGCAGCTTCACCACGAGGCGATCGCTGGAAATTTAAATCTTGTAAATCTTTTGCTAGAAAACGGCGCTAATAAAAATGCTCGTACAAAAAGTGGCAAAACGGCGGCTGATTTTGCTGAGAATTTAGGCTGGAGCGAAATCGCAAAGGTGCTTAAATAG
- a CDS encoding coproporphyrinogen III oxidase family protein: MIFKNIVENFAVNYAHNSIQRSLYNEFNIDILTTTYTKTPKKDKKYMLYAHVPFCHTFCPYCSFHKYHYEQELAKVYFENLREEMRQVKEAGFDFDSLYVGGGTTLINEPELEKTLKLAKELFSIDEISAESDPNHISPESLARFDGLIDRLSVGVQSFDDETLKRVGRYEKFGSAKEVKRKLELALGKIPVISLDLIFNLPNQMKEQLINDINAAKSISPQQITFYPLMKSELTRENIARSLGVSNIDNEREFYEIITEEFSKSNYKQSNAWAFSNEKSADLRDEYVGSNLEYLGVGSGAFSFLNGELVINAFNLLEYGKRIKNRQSPVIAKCGFSKKERLKYMFLTRLFDGGVDIKRYNDENSTNINKALFMELSLLKLVNAIYEENGIIKPTFFGKYICIVLMRDFYAGMDKVRAIFKDDAKIKRSKVLRIMSENTEQKYEPNIIQPRAAM; this comes from the coding sequence ATGATATTTAAAAATATTGTCGAGAATTTTGCCGTAAATTACGCTCATAATTCTATTCAAAGATCACTATATAATGAATTTAATATAGACATTTTAACCACAACCTACACCAAAACTCCAAAAAAAGACAAAAAGTATATGCTCTACGCACATGTGCCATTTTGTCACACATTCTGTCCATATTGCTCGTTTCATAAGTACCACTATGAGCAAGAGCTCGCAAAAGTTTACTTTGAAAATTTACGTGAGGAGATGAGGCAGGTTAAAGAGGCTGGATTTGACTTTGATTCACTTTATGTTGGCGGTGGCACGACGCTTATAAATGAGCCAGAGCTTGAGAAGACACTTAAGCTTGCAAAAGAGCTTTTTAGTATAGATGAAATTTCAGCAGAAAGCGATCCAAATCACATCTCACCCGAGAGTTTAGCTAGATTTGATGGATTAATTGATCGACTAAGCGTTGGCGTACAAAGCTTTGATGATGAAACGTTAAAAAGAGTTGGCAGATACGAAAAATTCGGCTCAGCCAAGGAGGTAAAAAGAAAGCTTGAGCTTGCTCTTGGTAAGATCCCAGTCATTAGCCTGGATCTCATCTTTAACCTGCCAAATCAAATGAAAGAGCAGCTCATAAACGACATAAATGCTGCAAAATCGATCTCTCCGCAACAAATCACCTTCTATCCACTTATGAAATCAGAGCTAACGAGAGAGAACATCGCTCGCTCGCTTGGCGTCTCAAACATCGATAACGAGCGTGAATTCTATGAGATAATCACTGAAGAATTTAGCAAAAGTAACTACAAACAAAGCAACGCTTGGGCATTTTCAAATGAAAAAAGTGCTGACCTTCGTGACGAATATGTTGGCTCAAATTTAGAGTATCTTGGCGTTGGTAGCGGAGCATTTAGCTTTCTTAACGGTGAGCTTGTAATAAATGCGTTTAATCTACTTGAATACGGCAAAAGGATAAAAAATAGGCAAAGCCCAGTCATCGCAAAATGTGGTTTTAGTAAGAAAGAGCGACTTAAATACATGTTTTTAACAAGGCTTTTTGATGGCGGAGTTGATATTAAAAGATATAACGATGAAAATAGCACAAACATTAACAAGGCCTTATTTATGGAGCTTAGCTTGCTTAAGCTTGTAAATGCAATATATGAAGAAAATGGCATTATTAAGCCGACATTTTTTGGCAAATATATCTGCATCGTGCTTATGCGTGATTTTTACGCTGGTATGGACAAAGTTCGTGCGATATTTAAGGATGACGCTAAGATAAAACGAAGCAAGGTGCTTCGTATAATGAGCGAAAATACTGAACAAAAGTATGAACCAAATATCATTCAGCCACGAGCTGCGATGTAA
- a CDS encoding YajQ family cyclic di-GMP-binding protein, whose protein sequence is MATEHSFDISAEVDMMEVKNALETAKKEIAARYDFKGLAAEVELNEKEKFITLLSSSDNKIDALKDIVISKLIKRNIPPVAITETKREPASGGNLKAMLKLNDTLDGENSKKITKAIKDSKIKVSAQIRGEEIRVTSKSIDDLQECIKLVRGLNLELPISFKNLK, encoded by the coding sequence ATGGCAACTGAGCATAGTTTTGATATAAGTGCCGAGGTCGATATGATGGAGGTTAAAAACGCTCTTGAGACGGCAAAAAAAGAGATCGCGGCTAGGTATGATTTTAAAGGGCTTGCAGCTGAAGTCGAGCTAAATGAAAAAGAGAAATTTATCACGCTTCTTAGCTCAAGTGATAATAAGATCGACGCACTAAAAGACATCGTGATCTCAAAGCTCATCAAGCGCAACATCCCACCAGTTGCGATCACGGAGACAAAAAGGGAGCCAGCGAGTGGTGGAAATTTAAAGGCAATGCTAAAGCTAAACGACACACTTGATGGTGAAAACTCAAAAAAGATCACCAAAGCGATCAAAGACTCAAAGATCAAAGTGAGCGCACAGATCAGGGGCGAAGAGATCAGAGTGACAAGCAAAAGTATAGATGACTTACAGGAGTGTATAAAGCTAGTGAGGGGGTTAAATTTAGAACTCCCAATAAGCTTTAAAAATCTAAAATAA